A stretch of the Streptosporangium sp. NBC_01755 genome encodes the following:
- a CDS encoding helix-turn-helix domain-containing protein, which translates to MIRPDDEDKPFVARWNTFIRILLVEPSVKLVARTVMDYADFHDGTSCFPSNERIERDTGLGDKTIRNAWALLRAAGLAERVSHAVAHQRLADEYELAIPEYWKGLPILGPNGRKFVCLNCGKQINPQGSGEVTRDGKATWSLWKAVFCPQPRKVKGRSDVSCYHEWNRQQEEAGKRPWPAQGADAWKLFRQSRGDDW; encoded by the coding sequence GTGATCCGTCCCGATGACGAGGACAAGCCCTTCGTGGCCCGCTGGAACACCTTCATCAGGATCCTCCTTGTGGAACCCTCGGTGAAGCTCGTCGCCCGCACGGTCATGGACTACGCGGACTTCCACGACGGAACCTCCTGCTTCCCCAGCAACGAACGCATCGAGCGCGACACCGGGCTGGGGGACAAGACGATCCGCAACGCGTGGGCGCTCCTGCGCGCGGCTGGGCTCGCTGAGCGGGTCTCTCACGCCGTCGCGCACCAACGGCTGGCCGACGAGTACGAACTGGCCATCCCGGAGTACTGGAAGGGGCTGCCGATCCTCGGGCCGAACGGCCGTAAGTTCGTATGCCTGAACTGCGGAAAGCAGATCAACCCGCAAGGCAGCGGGGAGGTCACCCGGGACGGGAAAGCGACGTGGAGCCTCTGGAAGGCCGTGTTCTGCCCGCAGCCGAGGAAGGTCAAGGGGCGATCGGACGTCTCCTGCTACCACGAGTGGAACCGGCAGCAGGAGGAGGCGGGCAAGCGGCCTTGGCCTGCGCAGGGGGCCGACGCGTGGAAGCTGTTCCGCCAGTCCCGTGGAGACGACTGGTGA
- a CDS encoding Panacea domain-containing protein, translating to MANVKDVAAYILDKIGPMTAMKLQKLCYYSYGYHLAWEERPLFPERFEAWANGPVSPVLYAKHRGRLHLQAGDIDGNPEALDEGERESVDLVLSSYGEFTASQLSTMTHQERPWVCARQRASVGPMQRSTEPLSDADVAEFFEAMIASSVDGAEG from the coding sequence ATGGCGAACGTGAAGGACGTAGCGGCCTACATCCTCGACAAGATCGGGCCGATGACGGCCATGAAGCTGCAGAAGCTCTGCTACTACTCCTACGGCTATCACCTCGCGTGGGAAGAGCGTCCGCTGTTTCCTGAGCGCTTCGAGGCTTGGGCCAACGGCCCCGTCTCGCCGGTCCTGTACGCCAAGCACCGCGGGCGGCTTCACCTGCAGGCCGGCGACATCGATGGCAACCCCGAGGCTTTGGACGAGGGCGAGCGAGAGTCTGTTGACCTTGTTCTGTCGTCCTATGGCGAGTTCACCGCGAGCCAACTGTCGACGATGACGCATCAGGAAAGGCCGTGGGTGTGCGCGCGCCAGCGGGCCAGCGTCGGGCCGATGCAGCGCAGCACCGAACCGCTCTCGGATGCTGATGTTGCCGAGTTCTTCGAAGCGATGATCGCCAGTTCCGTCGATGGCGCAGAAGGCTAA